The proteins below come from a single candidate division KSB1 bacterium genomic window:
- a CDS encoding DUF1569 domain-containing protein codes for MEKKSLYSSEVYEDCLNRIEQLTPETQPQWGTMTAAQMLAHCSEIQEVTNGKELKNTPFIAKLFRGMIRNMVVNEKPYPKNTKTHPQYLQTKDCDFANEKKRLLDALAQFVAGKEKSESIEHPLFGKMTIEEKGWGMVKHLDPHLTQNVMSLFRFL; via the coding sequence ATGGAGAAAAAGAGTCTCTATTCAAGCGAGGTCTATGAGGACTGTTTAAACCGAATCGAGCAGTTGACTCCTGAAACTCAGCCGCAATGGGGCACAATGACCGCTGCCCAGATGCTGGCGCATTGCTCCGAAATCCAGGAAGTTACAAACGGAAAAGAGTTGAAAAACACACCCTTTATCGCTAAACTGTTTCGCGGCATGATTCGGAATATGGTGGTTAATGAGAAACCCTATCCGAAGAACACAAAAACTCATCCGCAGTATTTACAAACCAAGGATTGTGATTTTGCCAATGAGAAAAAGCGCCTGCTGGATGCATTGGCACAATTTGTAGCTGGCAAAGAAAAATCTGAATCGATTGAACATCCACTTTTTGGCAAAATGACGATTGAGGAAAAGGGCTGGGGGATGGTTAAGCACCTCGATCCTCATTTGACCCAGAATGTAATGAGCTTGTTTCGGTTTTTGTGA